CATAATGATCGAATAACTGCTTACAATATGGTGACCCTCTTGGAAAAAACGTTAAAAGATTCGATAAAAAAAGGCAATTGCATATTTGGGCAAAGACAGGTTGCCATGACTGCATCAAAGGCAAAGCTCATAGTGGTGTCAGAGTCTGCAGAGTCTAATTTTGCTGATAAACTCAAAGTTCCATACAAGGTATTTGATGGCACATCTGTTGCACTAGGCAAATTTTGTGGCGTACAGTTTAGAGTCTCGACAGTGTCAATATTGTCTATACCTGATGCCACAGTCCGATCAATAATTGGAGAGGGCGAAAATAATGCATAAAATAAGTTTAAATGTCAGTTACAAAAACTCTGATAGAAAGGCATTCAAATGAAACAATCTATAAAATTATCTACAGAACAATTACAGTATATCTCACTGTTTCAAAAAATCACGTATACACAAGCAAAAGATTGCATCGAAGATGAAAAACTCGATCGTGTGATATTCATAGTTGAACCTGGTAATCTAGGCAAAGCTATAGGCAAGGGTGCGATCAACATAAAATCACTAAACAATAAAATTCAAAAAAACATAGATATTGTAGAATACGACAAAGATCCAAAAAAATTCATTGCAAATGCGATAAATCAAAAACTTGTAACTGACGTAGAGATAACAAAAGATGATGATGGACTATCTCGTGCAACCGTTATAGTCGATGCAAATAACAAAGGTCTTGCAGTTGGACGTAATGGACGCAACGTAGAGAGGGCAAAAATTATTGCCCGTAGATATTTTGATATTGTAAACGTAATGATAGACACGCCGCAAAAGGCAATGATGGAGTTGTAATGTAGAATGGCAAAATCTCCACTTGGTTTGTTTGCAGGGCGCGTTTTACGATTAAAACGTAAAAAACAACGTTGGGCAATCTCTAGATACAAACGACGCGAACTAGGGCTTGACCGTAAGGCAAACCCGTTGGCAGGCTCTCCACAAGCGCGAGGCATTGTTTTAGAAAAAGTTGGTGTAGAAGCAAAACAGCCAAACTCTGCAGTCAGAAAATGTGTTAGAGTACAATTAATCAAAAATGGCAAATCCATCACAGCATTTTTGCCACGTGATGGAGCCATGAACTTTATTGATGAACATGATGAGGTACATGTGGAAGGAATGGGTGCAACACAAGGTGGTGCAATGGGAGATATCCCTGGTGTACGGTTCAAAGTATTCAAAGTTAATGACACCTCATTGCACGAGCTAGTCATAGGTAAAAAGGAGAAGCCTAGAAGATGACCGAAACAAAAAATATGCTATTGTTTAGAACATGGGACACATCTGGAATTGAAATAATCGACCCTGGTTTAAAGACCTCGATATCGCTACGTAACTCTGTATTGCCATATACATACGGCCGTTCGGCATTAAAGAGATTTAATAAAAATGACACAAATATTGTCGAAAGACTTGCCAACAAGCTGATGCATTTTGGTAAAAAATATGCAAAAAACACTGGACGTATGGCTGGTAAAAAAACACGTGCAATAAACACAGTAAAGGCAGCATTTACATTAATTGAACTGAAAACAGGTAAAAACCCCGTGGAAGTTTTGGTGCGCGCTGTGGAAATGTCAGCTCCAAATGAAGATACAACTAGAATCGTTTATGGTGGTACAGTCTATCATGTCTCAGTGGATGTCTCTCCAATAAGACGTGTAGATTTGGCATTGCGCTTTATTGCCGACGGCGTAAAAGAAGCTGCATTTTCAAACCCAACAACAGTTGAAGAATATTTGGCAAATCATCTAATCCTTGCTGCTGCAAACGATCAATCTGCACCATCTGTTAAGAAAAAACACGAGCTAGAACGTATAGCACAAGCTTCTAGATAGAAATAGCCCGAGGCAGATTCGAACTGCCGCCCCCGCGTATCTTCTCCAAAGAACCAGAGCGCGAGATCCTTGATCTGGTGTTTTATACCAATTGACCGCTAGACTATCGGGCTACAATGTAACGCACTCTTATGTTGAATATAATCATTCGTAGGAAATTGTGTATATGTGATTAGTTACAAAAAGTATACTTGGCAATTCATGATGATGGGTTTATGATACGTTACATTAATAGATAACAAGATTGTATACTAGTCAAGCCGGTCATAGCGTCAGGGTGCGACCCAATCCCATTCCGAACTTGGAAGTCAAACCTGATGTCGCTGTTGTGTTACTTAGATGCGAGAGCTCTTGGGAAGCAACAGTGCTGGTGTTTATTCATAAATTTACACAATCTATAAACACACAGACAACGGGAACATTATTGTTGGTAAACTGTACAGTATGTGGAGAGAGTTTCGATGATGATGTGAGATTTCTTAACCACATGATGATAAAACATGGATTTAGAAATCCCAATGTAGGTAAACCTGATAGAAATAGTCGAGGATACTAAATCTATAGTCGTATTTTTTGTGATTGCCGTATCAGACTTGCGGATCTAAAAAATACTGCTTTTGGTTCTTTACATGTAGTGCAAGATACATTTTGAATATTGCCGTATACTGACTGGGGGATCTTTCCAACTAGCGCATAAATCATGTAATGTAATAACGGTAACAATGCCGATCTACCACCAAATGCAAAAGTTTGATCCAATACCCAAAACATCTTTGTTGCATATGGACCTAGAACAGAACGTATACGCACGCCTTCTTTTGAATAGTGACCGATCAATGATATTCTATGACGTCCAAAAAAGGATATTGCTTTTGCAAATAATGAACATACACTACATGCATCATCGTATATGACGATAGGTGTTTGTATTGAAAAATCCATGCAATACTGTATACCTTAGTAGGTTTTAAATTTTAACATATGGAATCAATATATCGTGTGTTGAAACTTGTATCTGTAAATGTGGTATATGCGACCTCGTACTAGAATCAAAAGAGCATCTGCGTCTAGAATTAATAAAATAATTCTCTATTTATGTATAAAATCATGGAATATGTGTTGTATCCATTAACGTAGATTTTTATTTATTCTCTAAACGTTTGTGTATATTGGGTTTAAACTATTGCAAAATTAAAAAAAATGTCAAAACAGCACGTAATTTAGTCATAGATGGAACAACCGATGCTGGCTCTGGCCATCCGGGCGGTTCATTTTCTATGGCAGAGATTGTGGGAACATTGTTTGGAAAACACCTGAGATACGATCCCAAAAATCCATCATGGGAGGACAGGGATCGCCTTGTGCTCTCAAAAGGACATGCTGCACCAGGATTGTTTTCAAATCTTGCTGTTGCAGGATATTTTGATAGTTCGCAGCTTTTGACACTGCGTAAGTTTGAAAGTAAACTACAGGGACATCCTGATTTAAAATGTCCTGGCGTGGAATTTTGTGGAGGTTCACTTGGAATTGGACTCTCATTCTCACTTGGCGTTGCACTTGCAGGACGTATGGACAACAAAGACTATCATGTATATACAATAATGGGTGATGGAGAATCCAACGAAGGGCAGGTATGGGAAGCTGCAATGGCTGCATCTAAATTCAAAACGGATAATCTTACTGTAATATTGGATCGAAATTTTATTCAACAAGATTCGTTTACGGAAAAAATAATGCCGCTTGATGAGTGCCTCTTGGATGATAACATATCAAAGATGTGGAAAAATTCATCAAGGTGGCGTACGGGAGCAAAATGGAAAGCGTTTGGTTGGAATGTCATAGAGATAGACGGTCATCGTATAGAACAAATATCTGATGCAATAAACTCTGCAAAGAAAACAAAGGGTATGCCAACTATAATCATAGCACGTACCATAAAAGGTAAAGCGGTAGAACATATGGAAGATAATCCTGCATGGCACGGCAAGGCACCTGCATCAGATATTGCACCAATAATACGATCAGAACTTGATATGCAATTTTCAATCGCCCCATCTATAATCGCCGGAGATATGCAAAATTTGGACAAAGAGGTTGAAAGATGCGTTGACGCAAGAGCCGATATGATACACATGGATGTGATGGATGGAAAGTTTGTATCAAACAAGACATTTGGATATGAAAAACTAGCCCAGCTACGTCTTCTTACCGTAATACCATTTGATACGCATCTTATGATAAAAGAACCTCTAAAACATGTAAAAGAATATGCAGAGGCAGGTAGTGACATCATTACCGTACATGCAGAAGAATGTGATGAATACTCGTTTGGCGAGATACACGACTATCTACATTCAAACGATATAGGGATAGGTCTTGCCATAAACCCCACTACGGAACTACCAGAATGGTCTGTAAAGTTTTCCACGACATTAGATCAGGTGATAGTAATGTCTGTCATACCAGGCAAATCGGGTCAAAAATATATTGAATCTTCACACAAAAAAACACAACATACGGCAGAAAAATTATCATCTGATGGATTCAAAGGTGTCATCGAGATTGACGGTGGAGTAAATTTGGAGAATGCCAGAGCATGTTTTATTGACGGAGCACGCTCCTTTGTAGGAGGTGGCTCAATGGTGGGAAGATCTAACGTGCGTGATGCAATACACGAATTTAGACAAACTCTGCTTCAAACTAGGCGTTCATTATTGATTAAAAAAGCTAATGATCTTGGAGGTGAGGAATTAGTTCAAAGATGGATAAACCTGCACTTGGGAGAAAAACGTGACAAATTGTTGACAATACGACAGGAGAATGCATCACAATGATCTCAAAACCACAAGGAGATATGCGAAGTGCGTACGGAGATGCATTATTAAAACTTGGAGAATTAAACCCAAACGTCGTGGTACTAGGCGCTGACACCACTGACTCGTTAAAGACATCTGGATTTGGCAAAAAATATCCAGAGCGCTTTTTCAACGTTGGAATAGCCGAGGCCAACATGGTATCAATAGCTGCAGGTCTTGCAATATCTGGAAAGACTGCATTCGCAAGCACGTATGCAATATTTCTTCCTGGACGTGCAGTGGATCAGATACGAAACGCTGTATGTTATCCGACGCGTCCAGATAAAAAAGGACTGGATGTGAAACTAGCTGTCTCGCACGGAGGACTCTCAGTTGGAGCCGATGGCGGCTCGCATCAACAGCTAGAAGATTTGGCAATAATGCGCTCAATACCGCATATGAGAGTGTTCATGCCTGCTGACTCTGTCTCAGTCTCTGCCATGACTTGCACGATGGCATCAACGTACGGACCATTTTACATGAGAATGGCGCGCTCTAAAACTCCGATAATCCACCAAAATGAGACCGAGTTTGTCCCGGGTGGTGCAATAACATTACGTGATGGATCTGACTGTACGATTGCTGCATGTGGTATTACAGTGTCGATGGCATTGGATGCAGCAGAATCCCTTGCATTGGATGGTATTTCATGTAGAGTGTTGGATGTTTATTCTATAAAACCGATAAACGTCAAACTACTTGAAAAGGCAGCTAGAGAGACTGGTCGCATTGTAACATGTGAGGAACACAACATAATGGGTGGATTTGGTTCTGCTGTAACAGAGTCTGTCGCCGAGACGTATCCTGTACCAATAAAACGTCTAGGTGTACAAGACTCGTTTGGTGAATCATGTCGTGATTCTGAGATGCCGCAGCTACTAGCCAAGCATGGAATTACCTCTCTTAATATAGCCCATACGATAAAAGAGTTGCAATCAACATGAAAATATTTCTTGATACTGCAAACATGGAAGAGATACGCAAGTACAACAAGATGGGATTACTTGATGGCATCACTACAAACCCTACGCTACTATCTAGAGAGATTGGTGAGAATCCACATACGGTTATGAAAGATATTGCAAAACTAGTGGGCGGCGATGTGAGCTTGGAAGTCATAAGTTTGAAAAGTGAAGATATGGTAAAAGAAGGTAAAACACTTAGACAGTACGGACAAAACGTGGTGGTAAAATGTCCAATGACCGGAGAAGGATTGCGCGCATGTGCAGAGCTTACTGCACAAGGAATTCCTGTCAACATTACGTTGATCTTTTCAGCAAATCAAGCACTACTTGCTGCAAAGGCAGGAGCTAGATACGTCAGCCCATTCATAGGGCGACTTGACGACATTGGGCAAAATGGAATGCAGATCATACGTGATATTCGTCTGATATTTTCAAATTATAAAATGACAACGCAGATACTAGTAGCAAGTGTAAGACATCCTATACATGTACTAGAAGCTGCAAAGGCAGGAGCTGACGTTGTAACATTACCTCCAGCTGTTTTAGGAAAGATGTTAAAACATCCTCTGACAGACTTGGGAATAGAGATGTTTCTTGCAGACTGGAAAAAAACTCAAAACTAAATTCCAGATGTGTCTGCCTTTGTAATCTCTAAAAATACCTTGTCACCAACTCCGAGATTCATTTTCTTGTATTCTGGTATATCCATCCGTATAGATGTAAGTGATTGATTTGCACCACCTGAGATCATTTTGTTGATATCTTTCATCATATCGTTCATATTTGTAAATCCGGTAACTTTGGAACCTAGGAAGGTTTGTGGACTTTGCATACCATCTTTTACGTCCTTTGAAGATGTAAGTGATATTATGACGGAAGGTGATCCATCTTGTAGCGCATCTATGCTCTTTACAACAAACTCTTTCTTCATACTCTATACAGTTCTATACGGTATTTTAAAGGCTACGCGTATGCAATTCCATATGTTTGTAACAAGATCTTGTACGCGAAAATGAGTATATATGACACAGATCGAGTCTACATTCCATGAAAACGGCATTTATATGCATTCTCGCAGGTTTATTCATCTCCATGATGCCAATATTTGTAGCAGATGCTCAAGAACAGACGATTCCAGAGTGGATAAAAGAATCTATGGAATATTGGGTACAAGGAGATACCACCGATCGGGAATTTCTGGATGCAATAACGTATCTACTAGATATGGGAATTATTATGGTTGAACCACAGCCTGAAATTGATGAATTGACCATCGGATTCATACCTATTGAAAAAGCCCAAAGCGTATCTGCACAGGCTAGCGCCTTTGAATCATACTTGGAGACCAAAATGGCAGGAGTGGATATAATGATTACAATACCTACAGATTATGAGACCATAATAGAGGGCATGAGATTTGGTCATATCGATGCTGCATTTATGGATACAGGACCTGCATGGATAGCCCACGAGAGAACAGGTGCAGAGGTCATACTTGCAGAGGTAATTAATGGAAAGATAAACTATCAGGCAACGGTTTGGGCTCTAGCTGACGATGACAGTATACAAGAGATCTCTGATCTAGTCGGAAAACGTGTTGCATTTACCAGTATAACTGGCTCATCTGGATTTATTCGACCTATGGGTACACTCGTTACAGAAGGTTATGTGGAAATAAAAGGCAATGATATCATCTCTCTAGAGAAAACACTAGACGAATCTTTTGAATCACATACGTTTGCTGGAGGATACAAGGGAGCTTTAACACTACTACTCAACAAAAATGTGGACGTTGCATTTGGATCTGATATTGCACCACAAAAATATCTTAAACCTCAAGAACAATCAAAACTTCGAGCAGTAACTACGTTAGGACCTGTACCATCTCATGTATTCGTGACTAGCCCAAATCTACCTGATTCTACAATCAAATCTCTTACAGATGCACTAGTAGATCTTAATGGCATGGAGAATAACCACATATTACAAGACTTGTATGGAGCTGAAGCGCTGTTGCCTACAACGACAGAGATGCACATTGGAGAGTTTGGAACATTTATCAATGTCCTTACTGGTCTAGATCAGCTGATCTTGGACAAATACAACAAGTCCAAATAAGCGAGTTGAATCTTGTCTTACATGTCTATAACATGTAACCGACTCGTCCAAATGAACGGCGTGTGGGCATATTACAACAAAAATCATCCTATATTATGTAATGTAAACATGTCAATAGAGCGAGGATCAAATTATGCCATAGTAGGCAAGTCTGGTTCAGGCAAATCCACACTACTTCGTGTAATAAACGGTATGATGTTGGCTGCAAAAGGGGCAGTATCTGTAGACTATATCCATCCGAATCTACGTGATAAAAAATTCCGTACAAAGATGACAAAAATCGGATACATTCCACAAAATCTTGGCCTAGTACGAAATACTTCTGTACTAGACAATGTTCTTATCGGAACATTACCGCGCATTAGTATAGCACGATCTCTTCTTCGAATTTTTCCAGAAAAAGAGATTGAATATGCAAAACACGTACTAGAGATTGTGGGTCTTGATGGAAAAGAAGAGAGACATACACATATGCTAAGCGGTGGGGAGAGACGTCGTGTTGCAATAGCTAGAGCCCTTGCACAAAAACCAATATTGTTGCTAGCTGATGAAATTGTATCTGAACTTGACATGGCTACTGCATACGGCATAATGGACATTATATCAGAAGCGCAGAAAAAATTCCAACTGACAGCTATAATGGTACATCATGATATCAATTTAGCTCTAAAGTATGCAGACAGAGTTGCAGTCATCAACGAAGGTAAAAAGGTGTTGGAGATTGGTGTTGATGGAGATAATATTGTAGACTTTCAAACAGGCGATCTAACACAAAAACAGATACTGGAGATGTATAATGATTGAGTCCAAAAGGTAATCTTGTAACATGCATTACAATTGCAATAGTGGTTGTGGCAATGTCTGCAAATATCGGAGCAAATCCACTTGACTTTATAGATGGTGCTCCTAACCTGATGATCATCGCAAAAGAGATGACAAATATAGATCCAAAATTGTTAGATACTGCGTTTTGGGCAATGTTGGAGACGCTGCAGATGGCATTTGTTGGAACTATAGCAGGCGTTGTAATGGGGTTGCCACTAAGTCTGCTCTCTTCAAGAAACATCTCTTCAAGATGGGTCTATATCCCAATTCGTTCTCTACTTGCGGCCATACGTACATTTCCATCCATATTGTGGGCGATATTATTTGTCATAGTGGTTGGTACTGGAACATTTGCCGGTGTTTTGGCTATAACCTTGTATACTATTGGATTTGTGACAAAGCTCCAATATGAAACAATAGAGTCAATCGATGCAGATCCGATGGAGGCAGTCTCTTCTATTGGTGTATCAAAATGGCAGCTTGTAAGATATGTGGTTATACCAGAATCTGCCACACATATTTTGGGGCATGCATTGTATATGTTTGATTATAATGTCAGGCAGACTAGCATACTTGGACTTGTAGGAGCTGGGGGCATTGGATTTTACATTATAACATATATCAAATATTTTGATTATGGTAGTGCCATGATATTCATGGCAGTTGTTTTGGTTACTGTCTTGTCAATAGATTGGATTAGTGTGAGAGTTCGAGATGCATATGTAGTAAAACCACAAAAAGGAACAAGTGCAAAATAAACCAACATCGTATGATATGATATACTTTATGCTAACGGTATGGACATAAGGAGAGTGGTGGTCTCTTTCGATCTCTTGAATGGGTTACTGTGAGATTCAAGATATGATTATTTGTTTAACAAACCTAGAATATGAAAAAATTTTTTATCAAAAATAAACTATACTAAAAATTTCAAAACCCAAAAGTAACTATATTTGAAAGTTAACATTGATAATCTTGTAACGTATAAAATAATAATTGTGGTAATATTTTCAAATAATAATGAAAAAATTCTTAATACAAAACTATCAAATATTATACGAGTTGAAATATTAAGAGAAAACTCTGTTATATTACAACAAATGCGCATACTTTTAAAAAATCCACCAAAAAAAGCCAAAATCCATCAACTTTATAATTCAAAGAAGATCATGAAAGCTTCGTTGTTTATATCACGCCTCAAATTCATTAATGTATTTGTATCTAGTTTTGCGTAATTATCGGAATCCATTCGTGAGGGCATGAAATGATGAATTTGAGCAAATTTATGATGATATACTACGTTGTTTTGGAGTAATTAACCATTTTACATATCGATAAAAGAGTAATATGCCCGTAATACAAATTAGAATAATGCCATATGTTGCATCATCCTTGATTATGCCAAGTTCTAATTTTAATAATGGTTCAAATGCTATACCGCCGCTCATAAGTTAGTTTAAACAATAACCCGTCTTTTGAAAAACGTGAATATATCCATCTTGAATACCATGGTTCTAAGATAATTCATCACAGCTGATCTCATATCCCAGACTGTTTCATAGTATTCAGAATGAATAGTTTCCAATTTACACATTCCCCAACATCTCTCAATAGCACTCAGATACGGAGAAGCTGTAGGAAAGTAATCCAGTTTTATATCACCGTTACATTCTGCTAGATAATTTCGAACCTTTCGTGATGTATGCTGGGTTGCCTGATCCGCTATGATCATCACACGTCCGTATGCAGCTCGTACTGTTTTGAGGAATTTAACAAATGTCTTACTAGTAAACTTGTCATATGATCTAAACAATGATCTTCCGTCTGGACCTACAACACCAAACACAATAAATTTTTGATGTTTTCCATTATATGGAACAATCAACCGTTCTCCAACATTTGTCCAGTATTTTGCATAATGTATTCCATTCTCTGTAAATATGGCCTCATCTTGCACAAGTATCACGTATCTTTTATGGATTGCACGCCTAATCTTGCTTAAAATAGATCTATGCCATCTACGAACATCTTTGGATGATGCCTGCTTTTGCATGCACTTTTACTGGAACTTTTGCAGAGAGATTCCAACTGCGCATTATTTTGCGTACGTGCTGCAAGGAATATTTTACGCCAGTCATTTCAAAGATTTGTTTACGTAGAAATTTTGGTCTGATAAAACAGCCAACACTAGCCACTGTATTTCGAATTTGTTCTAGTATTCTACGCTCTACTTTTGGTGGCGTTCCAGATTTTGGCCTATCCCTGAGGCCGTCAAGTCCTTTTTTTTCATATCTTTGTGTCAGTTTGTATATCCATTGCACACTTTGTTATGCAACATCGGCGATGGTTCTATTTTTTACCACGACTAGATATACAGCATGCATTCTTCTGCATAAATCACTATTTTTTGAATGCCCCAAGGATGGCTTTATCATTTCTTTCCATGTTTGTATGGTTAAAAACTCGGATCAATAAAAGTTTCTATGAAATTAAACTGACTTCGGATCATCGGTATACCTTGAGTGCACGCAAGCTTGATACACAGAAAATTGAATTGGGCTTTTTTGTCTTGTGTCATAATCTTCACGTATTGGCAACGAACTAACTCTGATGCAACAGATGTTGGATTCGTCTCTCTAGCCTTGGCTATACTCAAAAATCTAGATTTGTGCATTTTGATGGTTTGAGTGATTTTGACATCGTTAATTTGGATGGGATTGCAGGTAAATGTGTTGGAATTATTGATGAATTCTCGTATTCATGGACAGAGCCGTGCAAACCATAATAATTAAATTTAATACACCATACAACGATCATAACACAAAAGTAACGCCAGAGGATCTAAAATACATTAAAGATCATATAAAGCTAATAAAAAAATGTTATATGGAATGTAAGAAAATAGTAAACATTCAACATCTTTCTTTAGTTACTAAAGTTAAACATTCAAAATATAGCATTGTATGGACTTTTCATAAAGATGTTAAAAATACTATTTACATTGAAGATTTAAAAGAACACTGAAACGTATTTTTATATAATCTACATGAATTTGTATGAGGTCAGCTATTTTGTATTTTTGTGCATAAATGCATAACTTTCTTTATAATTATAGGCAGGGACGTGACCTCATACNNNNAAATTATGGTATTGATTAAATGTAAGTGCTATACATAATATTCGATGGCATACGATATGTGGATATTGGGCGGAGTAATCTCTGCAATTGTAGGATACCTGCTATATCGCCGAGTAACAAATGAAAGATAATCTAACGTTTCTTTACACGTGATTTTGAAGCAACACGTTTTTTCACAATCATAGGTTTACGTCTAGTGCTAGTGATCGTAGAACGCTTTGGAGTTTTTTTCTTTATTGATTTACCATCTATCTTTTTACGTCTAGTACGAGTGACAATAGGATGCTTTTTCTTTACTGGTTTTTTACGTATAGTTTTTTTTGCAACTGGACGTTTTTTTCCATTTTCCGCTAGACGTTTTGAGATCTTTTTGATCTTTGATTTTGCATTTTCTACTTGTCTAGTTTTTGATGCAACACTTTGTTTGAGTATGTCTGCTTTTTTACTACTAGTTTTTATCGTTTTTTTCAGTTTTGGCTTTTTACTAGTATTTTTACGAACAAATGAGGACAATTTTGATTTTGATGATGCATATTCTTCTATAACCTTTGTGAGTTTTACAATCATCTCTGTTCTATGCTTTATTTCACCTTTAATCTCATCTATATTATCAATTATGCTTTTGAGCTTGAATTGAGCCTTTTTTTTATCCCATCTCTCTTTAACAAATTTTATCTCTTGCTCTATACGCATTTTCTCATTGTTCTCAAAGGTTAACCTCTTTTCAGCTGCGGTAATCAACCTCTTTACACTCTCGCGCTGTTCTACAACGTGCACCATTTCATTGGAAATTTCACCTATCTGTTCTCTAGTTCTTGCAACGCTGCGTTCTATTGATGCAAGACTATATGAGGATCGACGATAACTAGATATGGATCTTTTTAGATCTCTTTCTGCCTTTAGTTTTGCACGATAGATCTCTTTTTTACGCTCTTCGATCTTTTTGGCAAGCCTAACAAGTGAACCCATGTTTATTTATACGTGGTACTGTGATTAATCTAAATCCATATCCATGTTTTGACCTAAAAGTTAATAAATTTAACACAAAAAATGTTAAACCCCTCCAATCTATACTCGTATAAGAATGGAGTTTCACCCTTCGCAGATACCTGCGATCAAAACATTTGAGATCAACGATGAAAAATCTGCAGTAACTGCATCTGATCAGATAGTAGAGCAGGGATTTGAGGGTATCAAAGGAGGATATCTGATTTTGATGCCAAAAGAGAAACGAACTGCAAAACGTATAGGATATACTATAACAACATCTGTAAACTATGGCCTACGACGTAACGGTGATGAAAGATCCATCAGATACTGGACATACCATCACGATGATAAACACTATGCAATAATGATGGTCAGTGCAAAGGTTTTAGAAAGTCTTGGACTTTGATGCATCGATATGCGTCATTTTTGATACGACACCTGCAAACAATACCCCCAACAACACTCCGCCGATTACATCTGATGGATAATGTTGTAAAACATAGACACGACTAATCGACATCATGACTGGATATAATAATAATATGGGTGCAACTCTTGGAAATTTTGTTGCAAGAGCTATTGCCAAAACAGTACCTAGTGCTGCAGCTCTAGATGCATGCCCAGAAGGATATGATGCATCAAAGCTGCCAGCACAAAAGAGTGAAAACGTATCTTGACTAATGTCTATGGGAAATGCAGAAGATGTTTCAGGCTCTGGCCTCTCTCTGTCAACACCACACTTTACATATCCTGTAACTAGAGTAGTGAGAACCAACAGTATGAGCAAGGTGATTCCTATTTTACGTGTAGGACGTATTATGATTAACACTATGGCAAAACCAAGCATGTAAAATACATCACCAATCTCAGTCAATGATCTCATAAACAGATCCAATGGTCCCTCGCGCGTTGCATCACCAAAAAATTCTGATATTGGAAAGTCAAACCATTCTGTTCCACCATATATGACTAAAAGAGACCATAAAAC
This genomic interval from Cenarchaeum symbiont of Oopsacas minuta contains the following:
- a CDS encoding ribosomal protein L7ae, with amino-acid sequence HNDRITAYNMVTLLEKTLKDSIKKGNCIFGQRQVAMTASKAKLIVVSESAESNFADKLKVPYKVFDGTSVALGKFCGVQFRVSTVSILSIPDATVRSIIGEGENNA
- a CDS encoding Transketolase C-terminal subunit (tktA, tktB), with the protein product MISKPQGDMRSAYGDALLKLGELNPNVVVLGADTTDSLKTSGFGKKYPERFFNVGIAEANMVSIAAGLAISGKTAFASTYAIFLPGRAVDQIRNAVCYPTRPDKKGLDVKLAVSHGGLSVGADGGSHQQLEDLAIMRSIPHMRVFMPADSVSVSAMTCTMASTYGPFYMRMARSKTPIIHQNETEFVPGGAITLRDGSDCTIAACGITVSMALDAAESLALDGISCRVLDVYSIKPINVKLLEKAARETGRIVTCEEHNIMGGFGSAVTESVAETYPVPIKRLGVQDSFGESCRDSEMPQLLAKHGITSLNIAHTIKELQST
- a CDS encoding ribulose-phosphate 3-epimerase; this encodes MGLNYCKIKKNVKTARNLVIDGTTDAGSGHPGGSFSMAEIVGTLFGKHLRYDPKNPSWEDRDRLVLSKGHAAPGLFSNLAVAGYFDSSQLLTLRKFESKLQGHPDLKCPGVEFCGGSLGIGLSFSLGVALAGRMDNKDYHVYTIMGDGESNEGQVWEAAMAASKFKTDNLTVILDRNFIQQDSFTEKIMPLDECLLDDNISKMWKNSSRWRTGAKWKAFGWNVIEIDGHRIEQISDAINSAKKTKGMPTIIIARTIKGKAVEHMEDNPAWHGKAPASDIAPIIRSELDMQFSIAPSIIAGDMQNLDKEVERCVDARADMIHMDVMDGKFVSNKTFGYEKLAQLRLLTVIPFDTHLMIKEPLKHVKEYAEAGSDIITVHAEECDEYSFGEIHDYLHSNDIGIGLAINPTTELPEWSVKFSTTLDQVIVMSVIPGKSGQKYIESSHKKTQHTAEKLSSDGFKGVIEIDGGVNLENARACFIDGARSFVGGGSMVGRSNVRDAIHEFRQTLLQTRRSLLIKKANDLGGEELVQRWINLHLGEKRDKLLTIRQENASQ
- a CDS encoding ribosomal protein S7; translation: MTETKNMLLFRTWDTSGIEIIDPGLKTSISLRNSVLPYTYGRSALKRFNKNDTNIVERLANKLMHFGKKYAKNTGRMAGKKTRAINTVKAAFTLIELKTGKNPVEVLVRAVEMSAPNEDTTRIVYGGTVYHVSVDVSPIRRVDLALRFIADGVKEAAFSNPTTVEEYLANHLILAAANDQSAPSVKKKHELERIAQASR
- a CDS encoding ribosomal protein S12; translation: MAKSPLGLFAGRVLRLKRKKQRWAISRYKRRELGLDRKANPLAGSPQARGIVLEKVGVEAKQPNSAVRKCVRVQLIKNGKSITAFLPRDGAMNFIDEHDEVHVEGMGATQGGAMGDIPGVRFKVFKVNDTSLHELVIGKKEKPRR
- a CDS encoding transcription elongation factor NusA, whose translation is MKQSIKLSTEQLQYISLFQKITYTQAKDCIEDEKLDRVIFIVEPGNLGKAIGKGAINIKSLNNKIQKNIDIVEYDKDPKKFIANAINQKLVTDVEITKDDDGLSRATVIVDANNKGLAVGRNGRNVERAKIIARRYFDIVNVMIDTPQKAMMEL
- a CDS encoding transaldolase translates to MKIFLDTANMEEIRKYNKMGLLDGITTNPTLLSREIGENPHTVMKDIAKLVGGDVSLEVISLKSEDMVKEGKTLRQYGQNVVVKCPMTGEGLRACAELTAQGIPVNITLIFSANQALLAAKAGARYVSPFIGRLDDIGQNGMQIIRDIRLIFSNYKMTTQILVASVRHPIHVLEAAKAGADVVTLPPAVLGKMLKHPLTDLGIEMFLADWKKTQN